A single window of Populus nigra chromosome 17, ddPopNigr1.1, whole genome shotgun sequence DNA harbors:
- the LOC133677360 gene encoding unknown protein 1-like, with protein sequence MDSESCTDQTNKTQDEQASKAIVEAYLGPVTPDSIKETGDFPLSPVTLVKKLPKVLSFTSKTNRSEDHFDNFSSPRTPKDGVFDPFAPGHEDKILAPQCKKYNDEARASVVRRLNFTSSFRALRNGSFGDDVEFLSDEEMFESVYESLLEAIVSKQTEGALEEMTKLEWDSDDCTTPPAAPILTGVPDTCPAAPLKRKGKSRIIDLGLCRKLEF encoded by the coding sequence ATGGATTCTGAATCTTGTACGgaccaaacaaacaaaacacaaGATGAGCAAGCTAGCAAGGCCATTGTTGAGGCATATCTAGGTCCTGTCACCCCTGATTCTATCAAAGAGACTGGGGATTTCCCACTCTCTCCAGTCACTTTAGTTAAAAAACTGCCCAAAGTTCTCTCCTTTACCTCTAAAACCAACAGAAGTGAGGACCATTTTGACAACTTTAGCAGCCCACGAACACCCAAGGATGGTGTTTTTGACCCTTTTGCTCCTGGCCATGAAGACAAAATCCTGGCTCCTCAGTGCAAGAAATACAATGATGAAGCGAGGGCCAGTGTTGTGCGCCGGCTTAATTTTACTTCTTCTTTCAGAGCCTTGAGAAATGGGAGTTTTGGTGATGATGTGGAGTTCTTATCGGATGAAGAGATGTTTGAATCTGTGTATGAAAGTTTATTGGAAGCTATTGTTTCGAAGCAGACCGAGGGTGCTCTTGAAGAAATGACAAAATTAGAATGGGATTCTGATGACTGCACAACACCTCCTGCAGCTCCTATTCTAACCGGAGTTCCTGATACTTGTCCCGCCGCTCCTCTGAAGCGAAAAGGTAAATCTAGGATTATTGATTTGGGATTATGCAGAAAGCTTGAATTCTAA
- the LOC133677359 gene encoding uncharacterized protein LOC133677359, whose translation MDVESSKAAAMKAESPKKHKRRNICLGVTAAVILFIFLLLLILGLTVFKPKQPTTTVDSTSISDMKVSFDIARLRVDVNVSLDVDLSIKNPNKVSVKYKNSSAFLNYRGQVVGEAPIPAGKILADKTQPINVTVTLMADRLLSDSQFFSDVMAGTIPFNTLTKISGKASIFNLFNVHITSTSSCDLLVFVSNRTIGDQKCKYKTKL comes from the coding sequence atgGATGTGGAATCGTCAAAAGCTGCTGCAATGAAAGCTGAATCTCCTAAGAAACACAAACGCAGAAACATTTGTTTAGGGGTGACCGCAGCTGTGatcctctttatttttctgCTTTTGCTCATCTTGGGGTTAACGGTGTTCAAGCCCAAACAACCGACAACCACCGTGGATTCCACCTCCATCAGTGACATGAAGGTTTCTTTTGACATAGCCAGGCTAAGAGTGGATGTAAACGTGAGTCTTGACGTGGATCTCTCTATCAAGAATCCGAACAAGGTGAGTGTCAAGTACAAGAACAGCTCTGCTTTTCTGAATTATAGAGGCCAAGTTGTTGGTGAAGCTCCAATTCCTGCGGGTAAGATTTTAGCAGACAAAACACAACCCATAAACGTAACCGTTACACTTATGGCAGATCGGTTGTTGTCTGATTCGCAGTTTTTTTCTGATGTCATGGCTGGTACTATACCCTTTAATACCTTGACCAAGATTTCTGGAAAAGCTAGCATTTTTAATCTGTTTAATGTACATATCACTTCTACCAGTAGTTGTgatcttcttgtttttgtttctaatagAACTATAGGGGATCAAAAGTGCAAGTATAAGACAAAATTGTAG
- the LOC133676785 gene encoding uncharacterized protein LOC133676785, with protein MASIAYRDQELEESFSFSSCYDFNSSSFQSIFSDESDDESYIEIALEQKNYHGDIDDWADEEMELRISFSSSVPFQEPSTTTTSIEYESAATMSKSPSSSSTTTTFTMNSSSPSKEGDQWDTQMGSKASDSNCRIQKTIKRKAQFPKVHGFLNMLKPSLTVSSEANDENGRPANSNHLELVRPSTMKGSKETAMNSSGIMMKFLVKFRTLRIRTLLASFMKSRQEINFPRGKKNIGAYQTLIKPFDKWLVRKGQGSSSNSNNPFGNGDRSRVMEKNLDAIRGVLEAMSTSVGRKDRKSKSCPSSTKSSPTHLGFSSGNQNHKICAQDNSIQAAIAHCKRSFGPNIV; from the exons ATGGCAAGTATCGCATACAGAGATCAAGAGCTAGAAGAGAGCTTCTCATTCAGCAGCTGCTATGACTTCAACTCCTCATCGTTCCAGTCCATTTTCTCCGATGAAAGCGACGATGAATCCTACATTGAGATAGCCCTTGAACAGAAGAATTATCATGGAGATATTGATGACTGGGCTGATGAGGAAATGGAGCTACGTATATCATTTTCTTCTAGTGTTCCCTTCCAAGAACCCTCCACCACAACAACCAGCATTGAGTATGAGTCTGCTGCGACAATGTCAAAGTCTCCATcgtcatcatcaacaacaacaacattcaCTAtgaactcttcttctccttccaaGGAGGGTGATCAATGGGATACTCAAATGGGGTCCAAGGCTTCTGATTCTAATTGTAGAATCCAAAAGACCATTAAAAGGAAGGCTCAGTTTCCTAAAGTTCACGGTTTTCTCAATATGTTAAAGCCCAGTTTAACGGTATCATCAGAGGCCAATGATGAAAATGGCCGTCCGGCTAACAGCAATCACTTGGAGCTTGTACGCCCCAg CACGATGAAAGGATCGAAGGAAACGGCAATGAACAGCAGTGGCATCATGATGAAGTTCTTGGTCAAGTTTCGAACCTTGAGAATTCGGACTTTGCTCGCATCATTTATGAAGTCTCGCCAAGAAATTAACTTTCCCCgaggaaagaaaaacattgGCGCATATCAGACGTTAATAAAGCCTTTTGACAAATGGTTAGTGCGAAAAGGACAAGGCAGCAGCAGCAACTCGAACAACCCTTTCGGAAATGGTGACAGGTCAAGAGTTATGGAGAAGAACTTGGATGCAATTAGAGGAGTTTTGGAAGCAATGAGTACTAGCGTTGGTAGGAAAGATAGGAAATCCAAAAGTTGTCCAAGTTCTACAAAATCCTCCCCAACTCACCTAGGTTTCTCGAGTGGAAATCAGAATCACAAAATATGTGCTCAGGATAACTCAATCCAGGCTGCTATTGCTCATTGCAAGAGATCATTTGGCCCAAATAttgtgtga
- the LOC133677361 gene encoding uncharacterized protein LOC133677361, producing the protein MTETNDQGRSPKARRRCFIVGGLILLLQLLLFITFLILVLTVFKPKAPQTQLLSATLEGISPRISFPVVNIQLNITLNLTLLVKNPNHVSFKHGPGKSYLLYRGDEVGDADLYPGLIPSKGTETLPSRLTIQVDQMAADMAALISDVLAGQIVLETRTRIPGRATFLKIFKKHAVATSDCRFTIDIPSLKIQSQECKNNTKF; encoded by the coding sequence ATGACAGAAACCAACGACCAAGGACGTAGTCCTAAGGCTAGAAGAAGGTGTTTCATTGTTGGTGGGTTGATTCTCCTCTTGCAGTTGCTGCTATTCATTACTTTTCTTATCCTAGTATTGACAGTCTTCAAGCCTAAAGCGCCCCAAACCCAGCTGCTATCAGCTACCCTCGAAGGCATCTCTCCTCGCATCTCATTCCCTGTTGTTAATATCCAACTTAACATCACCCTCAACCTAACGCTCCTCGTCAAGAATCCTAACCATGTCAGCTTCAAGCACGGCCCCGGAAAGAGCTACCTTCTATATCGAGGCGATGAGGTGGGAGATGCTGACCTGTACCCGGGCCTGATACCCTCTAAGGGCACCGAGACACTTCCTTCCCGGCTTACTATACAGGTGGATCAGATGGCAGCTGATATGGCAGCTTTAATCAGTGATGTTCTAGCCGGACAGATTGTTCTGGAAACACGCACTAGAATTCCAGGCAGGGCCACCttcctgaagatattcaaaAAGCATGCTGTCGCTACATCTGATTGTCGATTCACTATTGATATTCCTTCCCTGAAGATTCAAAGCCAGGAATGCAAGAACAAcactaaattttga
- the LOC133676786 gene encoding probable calcium-binding protein CML43 — protein sequence MAAAAAAAAATSASARHKKSSSFSLRSPSLNSLRLRRIFDLFDKNGDGMITIQEISQALSLLGLDADFSELEFTIKSHIKPDNIGLSFEDFVSLHQSLNNSFFGYDNNAAEEEASANDIGDQAWMRMEESDLSEAFKVFDEDGDGYISAHELQVVLRKLGFPEAKEIDRIQKMIITVDSNHDGRVDFFEFKEMMRSVLVRSS from the coding sequence atggcagcagcagcagcagcagcagcagcaacctcTGCCTCTGCCAGACACAAGAAATCCTCCTCCTTTAGTCTACGTAGCCCCAGTCTCAATTCCCTTCGCCTCCGCCGCATTTTTGATCTTTTCGACAAGAATGGCGATGGCATGATCACCATCCAGGAAATTAGTCAAGCACTCAGTCTTCTTGGCCTTGACGCTGACTTCTCTGAGCTTGAATTCACcatcaaatcccacattaagcCAGACAACATTGGCCTTTCTTTCGAAGATTTCGTGTCCCTTCATCAATCATTGAACAACAGTTTCTTTGGTTACGATAATAATGCGGCCGAGGAGGAGGCGTCTGCGAATGATATTGGAGATCAAGCTTGGATGAGAATGGAGGAATCTGATTTGTCAGAGGCATTCAAGGTTTTCGACGAGGATGGGGATGGTTACATATCAGCACATGAACTGCAAGTGGTCTTGAGGAAGTTGGGATTTCCTGAAGCCAAAGAGATTGACAGAATTCAGAAGATGATCATCACTGTCGACAGCAACCATGATGGTCGTGttgatttctttgaatttaaggAAATGATGAGGAGCGTTCTTGTTAGGAGCTCTTAA